A window of the Theileria parva strain Muguga chromosome 2, complete sequence, whole genome shotgun sequence genome harbors these coding sequences:
- the FNTB gene encoding farnesyltransferase subunit beta codes for MDYLRDKSLRRLDDFLEKLNNFILQNDDDNQLSQENTSEYVPYLIVKYVISICNGEDFEPSSDSSNEKIEESYESQKLVEFDCNEFYTSRMSLVLKNFTSSNLSLETFFDNNSQFYCHTSSSSTNNTDKSNNSVNPVSYVIYSKKEVSGLLKSGHCKLAVDLIGDVPLSDKGVGINYLKHGKLVLKRFTFLLNRVCPLRPELHINYIKSHLSQDKEMLKMIDLAYLDSSRPWIMYWSLHSLLLLRHDIQSYKQRSLNSIMKCWDNEFGGFGGGEYQRAHVATTYAALCVLKMFNSVHMVDVELLYSFLMDMKSSDGSFSATYGGERDTRSTYCAIASAYMAGNLTEELTENTLEYIISCQTYEGGLSSEPYLEAHAGYTYCGLACIAIIITNTLNTGNYNTGDSSDTVSNVKNKLDLMKVYEWCVNRLTPQFGFQGRPHKLVDSCYSFWVGSSILIIEQLFNQLDKFYGQNDTTFYNRGDRKLYEELLKCYLLVVAQTGKGFRDKPGKPSDLYHTCYSLSYLNLIDNNLPHDILLNLTT; via the exons ATGGACTATTTAAGGGATAAATCCTTAAGACGACTAGATgattttttagaaaaattaaacaactTTATTCTTCAAAATGACGATGATAACCAATTGAGTCAAGAGAATACATCTGAATATGTACCATATTTGATTGTAAAGTATGTGATTTCCATCTGCAATGGAGAAGATTTTGAACCTAGTTCTGATTCCTctaatgaaaaaattgaGGAGTCTTATGAGAGTCAAAAACTCGTTGAATTTGACTGTAATGAATTTTACACCTCCCGAATGAGCCTAGTTTTGAAGAATTTTACATCTTCTAACCTTTCTCTTGAAACTTTTTTCGACAACAACTCTCAATTCTACTGCCATACCTCCAGTAGTAGTACTAATAACACTGATAAGTCAAACAACTCAGTTAATCCTGTATCATACGttatttattcaaaaaAAGAAGTTTCAGGATTATTAAAATCTGGTCATTGTAAACTTGCAGTTGATTTAATAGGTGATGTTCCATTAAGTGATAAGGGTGTTggaattaactatttaaaaCATGGGAAACTAGTTTTGAAAAGGTTTACTTTTTTACTTAATCGCGTTTGTCCGCTGAGACCAGAGCTTCATATTAACTACATTAAATCTCATTTATCGCAAGACAAGGAAATGCTGAAGATGATTGATCTTGCATACCTAGACTCCTCAAGGCCCTGGATCATGTACTGGTCACTACACTCACTACTATTACTTCGCCATGATATACAATCTTACAAACAAAG AAGTCTGAATAGTATAATGAAGTGTTGGGATAATGAGTTTGGAGGATTTGGTGGAGGCGAGTATCAGAGAGCTCACGTGGCAACAACCTATGCAGCTCTGTGTGTTTTAAAGATGTTTAACTCTGTTCACATGGTTGATGTAGAGTTGTTGTACTCCTTTTTGATGGATATGAAATCTTCGGATGGGTCGTTTTCAGCCACATACGGAGGTGAACGTGATACCAGGAGTACTTACTGTGCCATAGCAAGTGCTTATATGGCCGGAAATTTAACTGAAGAACTTACTGAGAATACGCTagagtatattattagctgTCAGACCTATGAAGGCGGATTATCATCTGAACCTTATTTAGAAGCTCATGCAGGTTATACTTACTGTGGTCTAGCCTGTATTGCTATCATTATCACCAATACCCTTAACACTGGTAATTATAACACTGGTGATAGTAGTGATACAGTTAGTAATGTGAAGAATAAGTTAGATTTAATGAAAGTGTATGAATGGTGTGTTAATAGACTGACACCTCAATTCGGATTTCAAGGTAGACCTCATAAACTTGTTGATTCATGCTATTCTTTTTGGGTAGGATCATCAATACTTATTATTGAACAACTATTTAATCaacttgataaattttacgGTCAAAATGATACGACATTTTATAATCGAGGTGATAGAAAATTGTATGAAGAACTTTTGAAGTGTTATCTATTGGTGGTTGCTCAGACTGGTAAGGGATTTCGAGATAAGCCTGGCAAACCTTCAGATCTTTACCACACCTGCTACTCACTCTCATATCTTAACCTAATTGACAACAATCTGCCAC